CACTTTGGTTGTTCCCCACTGTCTATAAATATATGGCTGAGACCGGTGATAAGAACTTCCTGGATGAGGTGATTCCGTATGCCAATAAGGATGAAGGAACAGTGTACGATCATTTAAAGAGAGCAATTAACTTCTCCATGGAGCGTCTCAGTGTTCACAAGATGCCTGCGGGCCTTCACGCTGACTGGAATGACTGCCTGAGACTCGGCAAAAAAGGAGAATCAACCTTTGTTGCAATGCAGTTATATTATGCAATGTCTGTAATTCGTAATATTGCGGAAGATAAGAAGGATACTGAATATCTTGCTTATCTGGATAAGGTACAGACAGAACTGAAGGATACCATTAATAATAATTGCTGGGAAGAGGATCGTTTTATTCGAGGCTTCAAGGAGGATGGACAGGTAATCGGTTCCAAGAAGGACCCGGAAGCCAGCATGTGGGTAAATCCTCAGTCATGGGCAGTAATCAGCGGTCTAGCTTCCAAGGATCAGGCAGAGAAAGCCTTAGAAAGTGTGCACCGCGAACTAAATACCAAGTATGGTGTAAGAACGATGGCACCCTCCTATGTGGATCATGCTTTTGATGGAGCGTTGGCTATTCTGTTCAATCCGTCAACAAAGGAAAACGGTGGTATTTTCTCACAGCCACAGGGATGGATTATTCTTGCTGAGGCATTGATGGGTCATGGAAATCGTGCTTATGAATACTTTACAGAAACATGCCCTGCTACCCAGAATGATCATGCAGAAATTCGTGTAATCGAACCCTATGCACATGGTCAGTTTACCGAAGCGAATGAGAGTCCGTTCTATGGAAGATCTCATACGCATTGGCTCACCGGAACAGCATCCACAGTAATGGTTGGCTGTGTAGAAGGTATTCTGGGTATGAGACCGGATTTAAATGGTCTGACCATAGCTCCTAGTATTCCTAGCGAATGGAAAGAGTTCTCCATTGAAAAGACCTTCCGTGGCAAGAAATTGAACATAAAAGTACAGAATCCCAATGGTGCCGAAAGTGGCTGCAAAGAATTCTATGTTAACGGAGTAAAACAAGAGACCAATTACCTTCCTGAATCTATGATGAAGGATGTAAATGATATTTTACTTGTAATGTAGTTTTTATATAACAGGGAAGAACCGATAGGATTAATGCAGAGAAACATATCCTCCGCGGAGCCGTTTCCACTAAGTTGCACTGCGTAACGGTACATAAGGCCCTAAAGAACAGAGCCTAAGTACCGACGCGTGCAAATACTCCGCTCTGGATATGTTTTCTGCATTCGACCTATCGGTTCTTCGTCGGTACATAAGGCCCTGAAGAACAGAGCCTAAGTACCGACTAGTATAAATATTTCGCTTTAATTTGTAATATAAGTTATAAGATGTATAAAAGTGAATTTAATCCACTCTGAGTAGGAATGATATCAGATATAGTATCACTAAGGCTATATGATATCGTACTTTAGGGTGGATTTTTTTGTGATCTTCTTGTTCTGCTTTATGAATTGAATCTAAGTTAGGAATACTATGTTTGTGAAACGTAATACATCAGGTTGTCGTCTAATCACTGAAAGAAACTTTACATAGTCTTAACAAAGGTGAAATCATGAAGAGATAGATATATGTTTGGATATCATGAGAGGTAAGGAGAGGGTTTTATGCGCAAAGCAAAATATATGGTAGCAGTAATTCTGGTTTTGATCCTTTTTTTAGAAGGATGCAGTGGCTGTAAAGCAATAATAGAAGAAGGAGAAATCAATAATTCTTCTTCGTATAACGGTAAGGAAAATGATGATGAACAAGACATGGATCACAGTAATGTGAATGTAGATGAGCAAGGCAAGGATAACGTCGATGACAGCAGTGATATGCCCGACGCAACACTTTATCGATTCCAGGCGGTAATTATCGATGCCGGTGATTCGATACTGGTAGCTCCCAATGAAGACAGCAATGAATATCGATCCTCGGATAAAATATTCGTAAGTATTACGAACGCAATCATCCGGAATGAGAACGGAGAGGAAATAGATGCTGCGAAGCTGGAAGCAGGAGATCAGGTACAAATAGAATATAATGGGGCGATTCGGGAATCCTATCCGGCTCAGATGGATGCTTCCGGGGTTCAGGTAATTAAGAAAAACATATTAATGAAAGGCTACCTGGCAATAATTGATGATATATATCAGGAAGATGATGCATTAAACTACGAGATTACAAAAATAGCAGTGGATACAACCGGGTGGA
The nucleotide sequence above comes from Variimorphobacter saccharofermentans. Encoded proteins:
- a CDS encoding DUF3221 domain-containing protein, with protein sequence MRKAKYMVAVILVLILFLEGCSGCKAIIEEGEINNSSSYNGKENDDEQDMDHSNVNVDEQGKDNVDDSSDMPDATLYRFQAVIIDAGDSILVAPNEDSNEYRSSDKIFVSITNAIIRNENGEEIDAAKLEAGDQVQIEYNGAIRESYPAQMDASGVQVIKKNILMKGYLAIIDDIYQEDDALNYEITKIAVDTTGWSDITALEKEILLSELGRIYGYEIIEGTFDELAKQGVIDKENLYFPDGILITLSNISYNEKKREIKCSIKKWRSGLGAIGSDKVTASYDGSEWSIKKEDMWIS